In the Gemmatimonadota bacterium genome, TCGGCGCCAAGGACATCACGAAGAACCGCACCCTCGGGTTCGGCAACACGCTGGACGTGACGCAGAACTTCGACCGGATCGCGGACAAGGTGAAGGAGGAGTTGCAGCACGCCTTCAACCCCGAGTTCCTGAACCGGTTGGATGATGTGATCGTGTTCCACCCGCTCGACCGCCAGCACATCGCGCAGATCGTCTCGATCCTGCTGAAGGACGTGCAGAAGCGGCTGGGTGACGAAGAGCTGACGCTGCGGCTGACCGACCCGGCCGTGGACTTCCTGGTGAAGCACGGGTATGACGTGAGTTACGGCGCGCGGCCCCTCAAGCGGGCCATCCAGCGCTGGATCGAGGACCCCCTCTCGGAGAAGATCCTCCTCGCGGAGTTCAGCCGCGGCGATGAGATCACGGTGGACGTCGCAGCGGACGGCGCCAAGCTCGAGTTCCGGGTCCCGGCCAGCTCCCCCAAGGCCTGAGCCGCGCGTAGACCCTCCCTGCGGCCACCGGGGCCGGACTGAACCGTCCGGCCCCGACCGTGTATATTCCAAGGATGCTTCGACTTCCGAGCCTCGCGCTCGCCGCCCTCGTGGTGGCCGCGCCCCTGGCCGCGCAGGACCAATCCGGCATCACGGGCCGCTGCCTCACCCCGGACTCGCTCGACGTCCGGGGGCAGGTGCGCGTCTCCCGTGAGGCCATCGTCGCGTCCTCCGGGATCGTGACGGGAACCACCTTGAACTTCCCCTCCATCCAGCGGGCGATCCGCGACCTGTTCGCGACGGGGGATTTCGACGAGGTCGACATCACGTGCGATGTCGTCGGGCCGACCGGCGCGACCCTCGTCATCGGGGTGAAGGAGCGCCCCCTGCTGGCCTCGGTGGACGTGCAGGGGCCGCAGCGGATCAGCAACCGGTCCGTGCAGGACCGTGTGGAACTGCTCCTTGGCCGTCCGGTGGACCCGGCCAAGGTCGCCCTCGCGATGAAGCGCATTGACTCGCTCTATCAGGCGAACGGCTACTATCTGGCGCGCGTGACGCCGGAGACCACCGTCGTCGCGGACCGGATCGGGATCGTCTTCCGCGTGGACGAGGGGCGGCGCCTTGCCATCTCCGGCATCCGGGTCGAGGGCAACCGCGCGGTCTCGGACGGACAGGTGGTCGGAGCGATGAAGACCCGCCCCGAGGGATTCCTCTTCTTCCGGAAGGGGGAGTTCGACGAGGACAAGTACGCGACCGACCTCGGCGAGCGGATCCCGAAGCTCTTCGCCGAGCGCGGCTACGTCGACTTCCAGCTCGATCGCGACACCCTGATGGTGGATCGCGAGCGCGGAAAGGCCATGATCCAGCTCGACATCCGCGAGGGGGAGCAGTACCGGGTGAAGCAGTTCGAGGTGGTGGGGAACCGTCGCTTCACCAGCGAGCAGATCGCGGCGCTCTATCCGTTCACCGATCGCGCGCCCTCGCTCACCGAGCGTGCGCAGGCGCTCGTGAAGCGCCGGCCGCCGGCGACCAACGTGTTCGACCGGACCCGCTGGGAGGAGGCGACCCAGGCGGTCAGCACGCTCTACAACAACGAAGGCTACATCTACGCGCAGATCCGCCCGGTGGTCGAGCGCGATCCCACCGACTCGGCCGGATACGTGCGGCTCCGCTGGGACATCGTCGAGAACACGCCGGCGATCATCAATCGGGTCGAGATCCTCGGGAACGACTACACGGTCGAGAACTGCATCCGCGACCAGCTCGTCATCATCCCGGGCGACGTCTTCAACCAGGAGCGGATGATCCGCAGCTGGCGCAGTATCTCGAATCTCGGCTTCTTCGAGAGCCCGTTGCCGTTCCCCGACGTCCGTCCGGCGAACGAGGCTGGCGACGTCGACATCATCTTCCGCGTGAAGGAGAAGCGGACGGGCAACGTGAACTTCGGCGCGTCGGTCGGGCAGGGGACGGGGCTCGGCGGCTTCATCGGCCTCGAGCAGCCGAACCTGTTCGGCAAGTGCAAGCGCGGGTCGCTGCAGTGGCAGTTCGGGCAGTTCATCAACGACTTCAACGCCTCGTACACCGACCCGCAGGTGCGCGGGTCTCTGATCTCGACGCAGGTGACGGGCTATCGCTCGCAGGCACGATTCCGCATCGCGGACCTCGGACGCACGACGCGCACCGGCGGCAATGTGCGGGTGGGGTTCCCGTTCCCGCAGAGCCGCTTCACGCGCGTCTTCGTCTCCTACGGCATGGAGGCGGTGCGATACGGGCAGGACGGTCTGCTCGGCACCATCTCGACCAACTCATGCGCCGGTTGCATCCGCAGCACGGTCGGCCTCGACGTGAGCCGCGACACGCGCCTCGATATGCCC is a window encoding:
- the bamA gene encoding outer membrane protein assembly factor BamA, which translates into the protein MLRLPSLALAALVVAAPLAAQDQSGITGRCLTPDSLDVRGQVRVSREAIVASSGIVTGTTLNFPSIQRAIRDLFATGDFDEVDITCDVVGPTGATLVIGVKERPLLASVDVQGPQRISNRSVQDRVELLLGRPVDPAKVALAMKRIDSLYQANGYYLARVTPETTVVADRIGIVFRVDEGRRLAISGIRVEGNRAVSDGQVVGAMKTRPEGFLFFRKGEFDEDKYATDLGERIPKLFAERGYVDFQLDRDTLMVDRERGKAMIQLDIREGEQYRVKQFEVVGNRRFTSEQIAALYPFTDRAPSLTERAQALVKRRPPATNVFDRTRWEEATQAVSTLYNNEGYIYAQIRPVVERDPTDSAGYVRLRWDIVENTPAIINRVEILGNDYTVENCIRDQLVIIPGDVFNQERMIRSWRSISNLGFFESPLPFPDVRPANEAGDVDIIFRVKEKRTGNVNFGASVGQGTGLGGFIGLEQPNLFGKCKRGSLQWQFGQFINDFNASYTDPQVRGSLISTQVTGYRSQARFRIADLGRTTRTGGNVRVGFPFPQSRFTRVFVSYGMEAVRYGQDGLLGTISTNSCAGCIRSTVGLDVSRDTRLDMPFATEGQLQSLSAQFNGGPLGGSATYQRYTSEFRSYTVLARLGGKKPGSQPLRLTFGLTSRAGAVFGDPGDFFWSQQFSLGGVQFGEMLRGYPEFSITPTGYLAGTGTFNAQRASFGNAFFASTAEVGLRFNQSVYVNVFYDAGNLWARARDFDPTRLFRGSGIGVSTVTPLGPLGIDYAYGFDRRDVNGLPAPRWQLHFRLGQIF